A genome region from Micromonospora inyonensis includes the following:
- a CDS encoding DUF4126 domain-containing protein, producing the protein MFEILTGSGLAASAGLNAYIPLLTMGLLARYTDVITLPAGWQWLGDGWVIAILVVLLAVEVVADKVPVVDHVNDVVQTVVRPTAGGLAFGAGSSSETVTVSAPGHFFSSNDWVPVAVGVLIAFGVHLLKSAARPVVNATTAGVGAPVASTAEDAASVVMSVVAILVPVLVLVLLVGLVVFVFWFLRRRADRRRRRRVRS; encoded by the coding sequence GTGTTCGAAATCCTCACCGGATCCGGCCTGGCCGCGTCGGCCGGACTGAACGCCTACATCCCCCTGCTCACCATGGGGCTGCTGGCGCGCTACACCGACGTGATCACCCTGCCCGCCGGCTGGCAGTGGCTCGGCGACGGTTGGGTCATCGCGATCCTGGTCGTCCTGCTGGCCGTGGAGGTGGTCGCGGACAAGGTGCCGGTGGTCGACCACGTCAACGACGTCGTCCAGACGGTGGTCCGCCCGACCGCCGGTGGGCTCGCCTTCGGTGCCGGCTCCAGTTCGGAGACGGTCACCGTCAGCGCCCCCGGCCACTTCTTCTCCTCCAACGACTGGGTGCCGGTCGCGGTGGGCGTGCTGATCGCCTTCGGCGTGCACCTGCTGAAGTCGGCGGCCCGGCCGGTCGTCAACGCCACCACGGCCGGTGTCGGCGCCCCGGTCGCCAGCACCGCCGAGGACGCCGCCAGCGTGGTGATGTCCGTGGTGGCGATCCTCGTACCGGTGCTGGTGCTCGTCCTCCTGGTCGGGCTGGTCGTCTTCGTCTTCTGGTTCCTACGTCGCCGGGCCGACCGTCGTCGGCGACGTCGCGTCCGGTCCTGA
- a CDS encoding polysaccharide deacetylase family protein has protein sequence MFLKKIHVLLLATTLIVVTGAAALAWSGDQRRTDGGAWVTRAPATPGATGSDPAGQPAPGVSGRPGGTPGTPGRIPGATRPGTRPPVVDHGPRTGDKVALTFDADMTDAMLYQLRTGRVRSYANLRIVEMLEREKVPATFFLTGKWVERYPDVTRRLAGNPRFELANHSYGHLAFTSDCYNLPRIPAGQMTSDVARTFELVEAYGGRQTRYFRFPGLCHDGAALAALAPLGTTVVDGDVVSGDPFATAWRPIVRAVLSQVKPGSVIVLHVTEANAAMTDEALPHILAGLAERGLTPAPLSEVLGDGTLAADPTQQR, from the coding sequence GTGTTCCTGAAGAAGATCCACGTCCTCCTGCTCGCCACCACCCTGATCGTCGTGACCGGGGCCGCCGCCCTCGCCTGGAGCGGTGACCAGCGGCGCACCGACGGCGGGGCCTGGGTCACCCGGGCGCCGGCCACGCCGGGCGCGACCGGCAGCGACCCCGCAGGACAACCGGCCCCGGGCGTCTCGGGCCGGCCGGGCGGGACGCCCGGAACCCCGGGACGGATCCCCGGCGCCACCCGACCCGGCACCCGGCCACCCGTGGTCGACCACGGACCCCGCACCGGCGACAAGGTCGCGCTCACCTTCGACGCGGACATGACGGACGCGATGCTCTACCAGTTGCGGACCGGACGGGTGCGGTCGTACGCGAACCTGCGGATCGTCGAGATGCTGGAGCGGGAGAAGGTGCCGGCCACCTTCTTCCTCACCGGCAAGTGGGTGGAGCGGTATCCCGACGTGACCCGGCGGCTGGCCGGAAACCCCCGCTTCGAACTGGCCAACCACAGTTACGGCCACCTGGCCTTCACGTCGGACTGCTACAACCTGCCCCGGATCCCGGCCGGCCAGATGACCTCGGACGTGGCCCGGACGTTCGAGCTGGTGGAGGCGTACGGCGGGCGACAGACCCGGTACTTCCGCTTCCCCGGCCTCTGCCACGACGGCGCCGCACTCGCCGCACTCGCACCGCTGGGCACGACCGTGGTCGACGGGGACGTGGTGAGCGGGGATCCGTTCGCCACCGCCTGGCGGCCGATCGTCCGGGCCGTGCTCAGCCAGGTGAAGCCGGGATCGGTGATCGTCCTGCACGTCACCGAGGCGAACGCGGCGATGACCGACGAGGCGTTGCCGCACATCCTCGCCGGGCTGGCCGAGCGCGGGCTGACCCCGGCTCCGCTGTCCGAGGTTCTCGGCGACGGGACGCTTGCTGCCGATCCCACCCAGCAAAGGTGA
- the nucS gene encoding endonuclease NucS, translating into MRLVIAKCSVDYVGRLSAHLPAATRLLMVKADGSVSIHADDRAYKPLNWMSPPCRLEEAPGVWRVVNKAGEELRITLEEIFQDTSYELGVDPGLRKDGVEAHLQELLAANPETLGEGFTLVRREYMTAIGPVDLLCRDADQGAVAVEVKRRGEIDGVEQLTRYLELLNRDPLLAPVAGVFAAQVIKPQARVLATDRGIRCVVVDYDKLRGIERNDLTLF; encoded by the coding sequence GTGCGTCTGGTGATTGCGAAGTGCTCGGTGGACTATGTCGGACGGCTCTCGGCCCATCTGCCGGCGGCGACCCGGCTGCTGATGGTGAAGGCGGACGGGTCGGTCTCCATCCACGCCGACGACCGCGCCTACAAGCCGCTGAACTGGATGAGCCCACCGTGCCGGCTGGAGGAGGCCCCCGGCGTGTGGCGGGTGGTCAACAAGGCCGGTGAGGAGCTGCGGATCACCCTGGAGGAGATCTTCCAGGACACCTCGTACGAGCTGGGTGTCGACCCGGGGCTGCGCAAGGACGGCGTGGAGGCGCACCTCCAGGAACTGCTCGCCGCCAACCCGGAGACCCTCGGCGAGGGGTTCACCCTGGTCCGCCGGGAGTACATGACCGCAATCGGTCCGGTCGACCTGCTCTGCCGGGACGCCGACCAGGGTGCCGTCGCGGTCGAGGTGAAGCGGCGCGGTGAGATCGACGGCGTCGAACAGCTCACCCGGTACCTGGAACTGCTCAACCGGGACCCGTTGCTCGCTCCGGTGGCCGGTGTCTTCGCCGCGCAGGTGATCAAGCCCCAGGCGCGGGTGCTCGCCACCGACCGGGGCATCCGCTGTGTGGTCGTCGACTACGACAAGCTGCGCGGCATCGAGCGCAACGACCTCACCCTGTTCTGA
- a CDS encoding DUF1540 domain-containing protein translates to MTGAVEMPRVEECTVSRCSYNENGCHAFAITVGSSSHARCHTFVEMPERGGIQMLVAQVGACQRADCRHNSELECHAPGIRVGEDSADCLTYAPA, encoded by the coding sequence ATGACCGGCGCCGTCGAAATGCCCCGTGTGGAGGAGTGCACCGTCAGCCGGTGCTCGTACAACGAGAACGGCTGTCACGCGTTCGCGATCACGGTGGGCAGCAGTTCCCACGCCCGCTGCCACACCTTCGTGGAGATGCCGGAACGGGGTGGGATCCAGATGCTGGTCGCCCAGGTCGGCGCGTGCCAGCGGGCGGACTGCCGGCACAACTCCGAACTGGAGTGCCACGCCCCGGGCATCCGGGTCGGCGAGGACAGCGCCGACTGCCTGACCTACGCGCCGGCCTGA